One segment of Desmodus rotundus isolate HL8 chromosome 6, HLdesRot8A.1, whole genome shotgun sequence DNA contains the following:
- the GNG11 gene encoding guanine nucleotide-binding protein G(I)/G(S)/G(O) subunit gamma-11 gives MPALHIEDLPEKEKLKMEVEQLRKEVKLQRQQVSKCSEEIKNYIEERSGEDPLVKGIPEDKNPFKEKGSCIIS, from the exons AGATTTGccagaaaaggaaaagctgaaGATGGAAGTTGAGCAACTTCGCAAAGAAGTGAAGTTGCAGAGACAACAG GTGTCTAAATgttctgaagaaataaaaaactacatTGAAGAACGTTCTGGAGAGGATCCTCTGGTGAAAGGAATTCCAGAAGACAAGAAcccatttaaagaaaaaggcaGCTGCATTATTTCATAA